A window of the Streptomyces sp. Ag109_O5-10 genome harbors these coding sequences:
- a CDS encoding PP2C family protein-serine/threonine phosphatase, whose amino-acid sequence MAVDRERRAKADTLPARWKVQWHRVRVGVRRSAVDYFRGDGSDWIALIGLFLTVPVLAAMTLANSVWFSPATLVLPIVAGGLLLRPASLLGLYAAAATALIVESIRLGPYTEGPSRVTPGVVLTVAACGFFGLLTAQFRSRVGVPWRRGGTMLFDLRERIRVQSKLPKLPPGWHREMALRPAGGQSFSGDFVVAARTNNGRTMEVVLTDVSGKGMDAASRALLLSGAFGGLLGSLPPHAFLPAANGYLLRQDWDEGFATSIHLVLDLDSGDYELYSAGHPPGLQLSAGSGRWEEKAAEGPLLGVYDGAQFDPVKGSLRPGDVLMIFTDGLVETADRDIVEGMDRLTGEADRYVAGGFHGAAWHLIEAVAKDVNDDRALLLICREAAR is encoded by the coding sequence ATGGCAGTAGACCGAGAGCGGCGCGCGAAGGCCGACACCCTCCCGGCCCGGTGGAAAGTGCAGTGGCACCGGGTCCGCGTCGGCGTGCGCAGAAGCGCCGTGGACTACTTCCGCGGCGACGGATCCGACTGGATCGCCCTGATCGGCCTGTTCCTGACCGTCCCGGTCCTCGCGGCCATGACCCTCGCCAACTCGGTCTGGTTCTCGCCGGCCACGCTGGTCCTCCCGATCGTCGCGGGCGGCCTGCTGCTGCGCCCGGCGAGCCTGCTCGGCCTGTACGCGGCGGCCGCCACCGCCCTGATCGTGGAGTCGATACGGCTCGGCCCCTACACCGAGGGCCCCTCCCGGGTCACCCCGGGCGTGGTCCTGACCGTCGCGGCCTGCGGTTTCTTCGGTCTGCTCACCGCGCAGTTCCGCAGCCGGGTCGGCGTGCCCTGGCGGCGCGGCGGCACCATGCTGTTCGACCTGCGCGAACGCATCCGGGTGCAGAGCAAGCTGCCGAAGCTGCCGCCGGGCTGGCACCGCGAGATGGCCCTGCGGCCGGCCGGCGGGCAGTCCTTCTCCGGCGACTTCGTGGTGGCGGCCCGCACGAACAACGGCCGCACGATGGAGGTCGTCCTCACCGACGTCTCCGGCAAGGGCATGGACGCGGCGTCCCGCGCCCTGCTCCTGTCCGGCGCCTTCGGCGGCCTCCTCGGCTCGCTCCCGCCGCACGCCTTCCTCCCCGCCGCCAACGGCTACCTGCTCCGCCAGGACTGGGACGAGGGCTTCGCGACCTCCATACACCTGGTCCTGGACCTCGACTCCGGCGACTACGAGCTGTACTCCGCGGGCCACCCGCCCGGCCTCCAGCTCAGCGCCGGCAGCGGCCGCTGGGAGGAGAAGGCCGCCGAGGGCCCCCTCCTCGGCGTGTACGACGGTGCCCAGTTCGACCCGGTCAAGGGCTCCCTGCGCCCCGGCGACGTCCTCATGATCTTCACGGACGGCCTGGTGGAGACCGCCGACCGCGACATCGTCGAGGGCATGGACCGCCTCACGGGAGAAGCCGACCGCTACGTCGCCGGCGGCTTCCACGGCGCCGCCTGGCACCTCATCGAGGCGGTCGCGAAGGACGTCAACGACGACAGGGCGCTGCTGCTGATCTGCCGGGAGGCGGCGCGCTGA
- a CDS encoding Fpg/Nei family DNA glycosylase: MPEGHTIHRLALDYRRLTGPVRASSPQGKFSDAAELIDGAPLTRTEAHGKHLFLGFRESDWVHIHLGLFGKVTFGDAPAPPATDTVRLRLANPTAYVDLRGPTTCALISDAEKTAVHARLGPDPLRADADPDAAYRRISRSRTTIAALLMDQKVIAGVGNVYRAEVLFRHGIDPYRAGRDITPAEWDAVWADLVGLMHEGVRDNRIDTVRPEHTPEAMGRPPRVDDHGGEVYVYRRAALPCHLCGSEIRTAGLAARNLFWCPTCQKR; the protein is encoded by the coding sequence GTGCCAGAGGGGCACACGATTCATCGGCTCGCGCTGGACTACCGGCGGCTCACCGGGCCCGTGAGGGCGAGCAGCCCGCAGGGCAAGTTCTCCGACGCCGCGGAGCTGATCGACGGCGCCCCCCTCACCCGCACCGAGGCCCACGGCAAGCACCTCTTCCTCGGCTTCCGCGAGAGCGACTGGGTCCACATCCACCTCGGCCTGTTCGGCAAGGTCACCTTCGGCGACGCCCCCGCGCCCCCGGCCACCGACACCGTCCGCCTGCGCCTGGCGAACCCCACCGCCTACGTCGACCTGCGCGGCCCCACCACCTGCGCGCTGATCAGCGACGCCGAGAAGACCGCCGTACACGCCCGCCTCGGCCCCGACCCGCTCCGCGCCGACGCCGACCCGGACGCGGCGTACCGCAGGATCTCCCGCAGCCGTACGACGATCGCCGCCCTGCTGATGGACCAGAAGGTCATCGCCGGCGTCGGGAACGTCTACCGCGCCGAGGTCCTGTTCCGGCACGGCATCGACCCGTACCGCGCGGGCAGGGACATCACCCCCGCCGAGTGGGACGCCGTCTGGGCCGACCTCGTCGGACTCATGCACGAGGGCGTCCGCGACAACCGCATCGACACCGTCCGGCCCGAGCACACCCCGGAGGCGATGGGCCGCCCGCCGCGCGTGGACGACCACGGCGGCGAGGTGTACGTCTACCGCCGGGCCGCCCTGCCCTGCCACCTCTGCGGCTCCGAGATCCGCACCGCGGGACTCGCCGCCCGCAACCTCTTCTGGTGCCCCACCTGCCAGAAACGCTGA
- a CDS encoding GNAT family N-acetyltransferase: MATERATELRVLRPEEFDGWWDHLVRAFGAGPAPAEERDLDRSLTEYERSLAVWDGSELVGTAGAFRFRMTVPGGAVLPTAGITMVSVAATHRRRGVLTSMMRRQLDDIREWGEPLAALTASEPAIYGRFGYGAATFQLQAEIDTSRVTLDAPAGTGDVRLRYADPAEVLDACEAVYADLVPLRPGMLARQPGWERAGLLDPESERGGASALQCVVAERQGKVTGYARFRTKMGWSQSGHDGTVTLEDLAALDPASDAALWRFLFGIDLMSKLTVRGRPVDDAWQYQVSDIRRCLTRVRDMGYVRLVDVGAALAGRTYQAPVDVVLEVADAFCPWNVGRWRLTGDAKGASCERTTDAAELALSVRELGAAYLGGVSLLSLARAGRVGELRPGALAEASAAFGSPALPWLPHGF, encoded by the coding sequence ATGGCGACCGAGCGTGCGACTGAATTGAGGGTGCTGCGTCCCGAGGAGTTCGACGGCTGGTGGGACCACCTGGTGCGGGCCTTCGGCGCCGGTCCGGCGCCGGCCGAGGAGCGCGACCTGGACCGGTCCCTCACCGAGTACGAGCGCTCGCTGGCCGTCTGGGACGGGTCGGAACTGGTCGGGACGGCGGGGGCGTTCCGGTTCCGGATGACCGTGCCGGGCGGTGCGGTGCTGCCCACCGCGGGGATCACCATGGTGAGCGTGGCCGCGACGCACCGGCGGCGCGGGGTGCTGACGTCGATGATGCGCCGCCAGCTCGACGACATCCGGGAGTGGGGCGAGCCGCTGGCCGCGCTGACCGCCTCCGAGCCGGCGATCTACGGCCGCTTCGGGTACGGCGCCGCGACCTTCCAGCTGCAGGCCGAGATCGACACCAGCCGGGTGACGCTGGACGCGCCGGCCGGGACCGGTGACGTGCGGCTGCGGTACGCCGATCCGGCCGAGGTGCTCGACGCGTGCGAGGCGGTCTACGCGGACCTGGTGCCGCTGCGGCCCGGGATGCTGGCCCGGCAGCCCGGCTGGGAGCGGGCGGGGCTGCTGGACCCGGAGAGCGAGCGGGGCGGGGCGTCGGCGCTGCAGTGCGTGGTCGCCGAGCGGCAGGGGAAGGTCACCGGGTACGCCCGGTTCCGTACGAAGATGGGCTGGTCGCAGAGCGGGCACGACGGCACGGTGACGCTGGAGGACCTGGCCGCGCTCGACCCGGCGAGCGACGCGGCGCTGTGGCGGTTCCTGTTCGGCATCGACCTGATGTCGAAGCTGACGGTGCGGGGACGGCCGGTCGACGACGCCTGGCAGTACCAGGTCTCCGACATCCGGCGCTGTCTGACGCGGGTGCGGGACATGGGCTACGTGCGTCTCGTCGACGTCGGTGCGGCGCTCGCGGGGCGGACCTACCAGGCGCCGGTGGACGTGGTGCTGGAGGTCGCGGACGCCTTCTGCCCCTGGAACGTGGGGCGTTGGCGGCTGACCGGGGACGCCAAGGGGGCGTCCTGCGAGCGTACGACGGACGCGGCCGAGCTGGCGCTGTCGGTACGGGAGTTGGGGGCGGCGTACCTCGGCGGCGTGTCCCTGCTGTCGCTGGCGCGGGCCGGGCGGGTGGGCGAACTGCGGCCGGGAGCGCTGGCGGAGGCGTCGGCGGCGTTCGGGTCACCGGCGCTGCCGTGGCTGCCGCACGGGTTCTAG
- a CDS encoding amino acid permease → MTGNGPHDGPRDGLHAGLKNRHLSMIAIGGVIGAGLFVGSSTGIATAGPGILLSYALVGTLVVLVMRMLGEMSAANPTSGSFSAHADRALGRWAGFSIGWLYWFFWVVVLAVEATAGATILAGWIPAVPQWGWALIVMAVLTVTNLVSVGSYGEFEFWFAGIKVVAISAFIVVGLLAVLGVLPGADTDRASFSNLTGHGGFLPHGPGAILTGVLLVVFSFMGSEIATLAAGESEDPQRAVTKSTNSIIWRIGVFYLGSILIVVSLLPWNDPAIKEKGSYVAALDSLGIAHAGQIMNFIVLTSVLSCLNSGLYTASRMAFSLGQRGDAPKAFARTTARGVPMAAIVASVLFGFVAVFFNYKFPDSVFLFLVNSSGAVALFVWLVICFSQLRMRKIIQAEAPEKLVVKMWLYPYLTWATAGLIVFVLGYMLTDTEGESSGRTTVLLSLLVAAAVVAVAVVKQKVTGGRAKEAVTEPADQVSVG, encoded by the coding sequence ATGACTGGTAACGGCCCCCACGACGGTCCCCGGGACGGTCTCCACGCAGGACTGAAGAACCGGCATCTGTCGATGATCGCCATCGGCGGTGTCATCGGCGCCGGCCTCTTCGTCGGCTCCAGTACCGGCATCGCCACCGCAGGCCCCGGCATCCTGCTCTCGTACGCGCTCGTCGGCACGCTCGTGGTGCTGGTGATGCGGATGCTCGGCGAGATGTCCGCCGCCAACCCCACCTCCGGATCGTTCTCCGCGCACGCGGACCGCGCGCTCGGCCGCTGGGCCGGGTTCTCCATCGGCTGGCTGTACTGGTTCTTCTGGGTGGTGGTGCTGGCGGTCGAGGCGACCGCCGGTGCCACGATCCTGGCAGGCTGGATCCCGGCCGTACCGCAGTGGGGCTGGGCACTCATCGTGATGGCGGTGCTCACCGTCACCAACCTGGTCTCCGTCGGCTCCTACGGCGAGTTCGAGTTCTGGTTCGCCGGCATCAAGGTCGTCGCGATCAGCGCGTTCATCGTCGTCGGCCTGCTCGCGGTGCTGGGCGTGCTGCCCGGCGCGGACACCGACAGGGCGAGCTTCTCCAACCTCACCGGCCACGGCGGTTTCCTGCCGCACGGGCCCGGCGCCATCCTCACCGGCGTGCTGCTCGTCGTCTTCTCCTTCATGGGCAGCGAGATCGCCACCCTGGCCGCCGGCGAGTCGGAGGACCCGCAGCGCGCGGTCACCAAGTCCACGAACAGCATCATCTGGCGGATCGGCGTCTTCTACCTCGGCTCGATCCTCATCGTCGTCTCGCTGCTGCCGTGGAACGACCCGGCCATCAAGGAGAAGGGCTCCTACGTCGCCGCCCTCGACTCCCTCGGCATCGCGCACGCCGGCCAGATCATGAACTTCATCGTGCTGACGTCCGTGCTGTCCTGTCTCAACTCCGGCCTGTACACGGCCTCCCGGATGGCCTTCTCGCTCGGGCAGCGGGGCGACGCGCCGAAGGCGTTCGCGCGGACCACCGCCCGCGGGGTGCCGATGGCCGCGATCGTCGCGTCCGTGCTGTTCGGGTTCGTCGCCGTCTTCTTCAACTACAAGTTCCCGGACTCCGTCTTCCTCTTCCTCGTCAACTCCAGCGGCGCGGTCGCCCTGTTCGTCTGGCTCGTCATCTGCTTCTCGCAGCTGCGCATGCGGAAGATCATCCAGGCCGAGGCGCCGGAGAAGCTCGTCGTGAAGATGTGGCTGTACCCGTACCTGACCTGGGCGACGGCCGGTCTGATCGTGTTCGTCCTCGGCTACATGCTGACCGACACGGAGGGCGAGAGCAGCGGCCGTACCACCGTGCTGCTCTCGCTGCTGGTCGCGGCGGCGGTGGTCGCCGTCGCGGTGGTGAAACAGAAGGTGACCGGCGGCCGGGCGAAGGAGGCGGTCACCGAGCCCGCCGACCAGGTGTCCGTCGGCTGA
- a CDS encoding biotin transporter BioY: MSTATAAASTRTGTVLADLLPASRVRDVALVAGGAALTGLAAQIAVPVPGSPVPVTGQTFAALLVGTALGARRGLLSLTLYALAGLAGVPWFASGTSGVSVSFGYIVGMMLASAVVGALARRGADRGVLRMAGTMLVGEALIYAVGVPYLAYAADMSASAAIAAGLTPFLIGDAVKAALAMGAVPAAWKLVGKR, translated from the coding sequence ATGAGCACCGCCACCGCCGCCGCGTCGACCCGCACCGGCACCGTCCTCGCCGACCTCCTGCCCGCGTCCCGGGTACGCGACGTGGCCCTCGTGGCCGGCGGCGCCGCGCTCACCGGCCTCGCCGCCCAGATCGCGGTCCCGGTGCCCGGCTCCCCGGTCCCGGTGACCGGCCAGACCTTCGCCGCCCTGCTCGTCGGCACCGCCCTCGGTGCCCGCCGCGGCCTGCTCTCCCTCACCCTGTACGCGCTGGCCGGCCTCGCGGGCGTGCCGTGGTTCGCGAGCGGCACCTCCGGTGTCTCGGTCTCCTTCGGCTACATCGTCGGCATGATGCTCGCCTCCGCCGTCGTCGGCGCCCTGGCCCGGCGCGGCGCCGACCGCGGCGTCCTGCGCATGGCGGGCACGATGCTCGTCGGCGAGGCGCTCATCTACGCGGTCGGCGTGCCGTACCTGGCCTACGCCGCGGACATGTCCGCGTCCGCGGCGATCGCGGCCGGCCTCACCCCGTTCCTGATCGGCGACGCGGTGAAGGCGGCCCTGGCGATGGGCGCGGTCCCCGCGGCCTGGAAGCTCGTCGGCAAGCGCTGA
- a CDS encoding ROK family protein has protein sequence MPRTAAPPLTSAPRDRRRTSASVVLRSVLEHGPVARSTIARLTGLSPASVTDYCARFTELGLIRETEAPQRVKGVGRPHVPVDVDDSRFVVGGVHVAVRYTTVALLDLRGRVVVRRELKHRSTDPREVLARAAAGLAALLGEVPGSRPLGVGVAVGGWVDRDTGTVVEHPLLGWREVPVRELLGAHTGLPVHVDGHARALVNGERLFGRARGSRSVLHLFVGNVVDAAFATGDEVHHGPRSQAGMIGHLPVPGGTEPCGCGRTGCLQVELSERTLVRRARAAGVVDGANPMDVLAAAEAGDPAAARLLVERARLTGRAVALLLDVLNPESVVVTEVGVLYREDCLAALREVVGAERAAVVAPTSFRESVLAVAGGSVVLDVLYRDPLSASHASAPALSPELI, from the coding sequence ATGCCCCGTACCGCGGCACCCCCGCTCACCTCCGCGCCCCGTGACCGGCGACGGACCAGCGCCAGCGTGGTCCTCCGCTCGGTGCTCGAGCACGGGCCGGTCGCCCGCTCCACCATCGCCCGGCTGACCGGGCTGTCCCCGGCCTCCGTCACCGACTACTGCGCCCGGTTCACCGAACTCGGCCTGATCCGCGAGACCGAGGCGCCGCAGCGGGTCAAGGGCGTGGGCCGGCCGCACGTCCCGGTCGACGTGGACGACTCGCGGTTCGTGGTCGGCGGGGTGCACGTGGCCGTCCGGTACACCACGGTCGCGCTGCTCGACCTGCGCGGGCGGGTCGTCGTACGGCGGGAGTTGAAGCACCGTTCCACCGACCCCCGCGAGGTGCTGGCGCGGGCCGCCGCGGGGCTCGCCGCGCTGCTCGGCGAGGTGCCCGGCAGCCGGCCGCTGGGCGTCGGGGTCGCCGTCGGCGGCTGGGTGGACCGGGACACCGGGACCGTCGTCGAGCATCCCCTGCTCGGCTGGCGCGAGGTACCGGTGCGCGAGCTGCTCGGCGCGCACACCGGGCTGCCGGTCCATGTGGACGGCCACGCACGCGCGTTGGTCAACGGGGAGCGGCTCTTCGGGCGGGCCCGGGGCAGCCGGAGCGTGCTGCACCTGTTCGTCGGCAACGTGGTCGACGCGGCCTTCGCCACCGGTGACGAGGTGCACCACGGCCCGCGCTCCCAGGCCGGCATGATCGGCCACCTCCCGGTGCCGGGCGGCACCGAGCCCTGCGGCTGCGGTCGCACCGGCTGCCTCCAGGTGGAGCTCAGCGAACGCACCCTGGTGCGGCGGGCGCGGGCCGCCGGGGTGGTGGACGGCGCCAATCCGATGGACGTCCTCGCGGCGGCGGAGGCCGGCGATCCGGCGGCCGCACGGCTGCTGGTGGAGCGGGCGCGGCTGACCGGGCGGGCGGTGGCGCTGCTGCTCGACGTCCTCAACCCGGAGAGCGTGGTCGTCACCGAGGTCGGGGTGCTGTACCGGGAGGACTGTCTCGCCGCGCTGCGGGAGGTGGTGGGCGCGGAGCGGGCGGCCGTGGTCGCGCCGACCAGTTTCCGCGAGTCGGTACTGGCGGTGGCGGGTGGTTCGGTGGTCCTCGACGTGCTGTACCGGGACCCGCTGAGCGCCTCGCACGCCTCGGCTCCGGCTCTGTCACCAGAGCTTATTTAA
- a CDS encoding ribose-5-phosphate isomerase has protein sequence MRVYLGSDHAGFELKNHLVEWLKAAGHDPVDCGPHIYDADDDYPPFCLRAAERTAADPASLGIVIGGSGNGEQIAANKVKGVRAALAWSEETASLGRQHNNANVVAVGARMHTQDEATKFVETFLNTPFSEGERHIRRIEMLSAYETTGDLPPIPAHHPQP, from the coding sequence ATGCGCGTGTATCTCGGCTCCGACCATGCGGGCTTCGAACTCAAGAACCACCTCGTCGAGTGGCTGAAGGCGGCGGGCCACGACCCCGTGGACTGCGGCCCCCACATCTACGACGCCGACGACGACTACCCGCCCTTCTGCCTCCGCGCGGCCGAGCGGACGGCCGCCGACCCCGCCTCCCTCGGCATCGTGATCGGCGGCTCCGGCAACGGTGAGCAGATCGCCGCGAACAAGGTGAAGGGGGTGCGGGCGGCGCTCGCCTGGAGCGAGGAGACCGCGTCGCTCGGCCGGCAGCACAACAACGCGAACGTCGTCGCGGTGGGTGCGCGCATGCACACGCAGGACGAGGCGACCAAGTTCGTCGAGACCTTCCTGAACACGCCGTTCTCCGAGGGCGAGCGCCACATCCGCCGCATCGAGATGCTGTCCGCGTACGAGACGACGGGCGACCTCCCGCCCATCCCGGCGCACCACCCCCAGCCGTAG
- a CDS encoding HD domain-containing protein has product MTPTPLSLADVERLARDAHAAQTDKAGRPYAEHLAAVADGVRARGGDPDQIAAAWLHDAVEDHALTEEWLDTAPLSPRTKAVVRALTKQPGESPESYARRVLATPGALLVKEADLAHNADPGRLAVLDEATRRRLTAKYARMRALLGLPAQA; this is encoded by the coding sequence GTGACCCCGACCCCGCTCTCCCTCGCCGACGTCGAGCGACTCGCCCGAGACGCCCACGCGGCGCAGACCGACAAGGCCGGCCGGCCCTACGCCGAGCACCTCGCCGCCGTGGCCGACGGCGTCCGCGCCCGCGGTGGCGACCCGGACCAGATCGCCGCCGCCTGGCTGCACGACGCCGTCGAGGATCACGCCCTCACCGAGGAGTGGCTGGACACGGCCCCCCTCAGCCCCCGCACTAAGGCGGTCGTGCGCGCCCTCACCAAGCAGCCCGGCGAGTCCCCGGAGTCGTACGCCCGGCGCGTCCTCGCCACCCCCGGCGCCCTCCTCGTCAAGGAGGCCGACCTCGCGCACAACGCCGACCCCGGCCGGCTCGCCGTACTGGACGAGGCCACCCGGCGCCGGCTGACCGCGAAGTACGCCCGGATGCGCGCCCTCCTCGGCCTCCCCGCCCAGGCGTGA
- a CDS encoding LPXTG cell wall anchor domain-containing protein: MSSRRTLRRLTVVTGSLVTASFSAVLILPCTAVADDQGPGSGKGGKAVDQAPDGVRLTTTLPERISVDNSSQKTAITATVKNEGTKESDSIRLLVVGFDGLKVTGVQGCDAVAAKDLPAGSNSAFSCPVGALGAGRSKSYAVDATFDLGRTGKICLPVQSTDGKKTFWQQGPVPFGTTNPSPNAPATPLLLGTDNKPVGPSGDQLPKTGAGSDALPLGAAGAALIAAGAAGVWWSQRRPRQKS; encoded by the coding sequence ATGAGTTCTCGTCGTACGCTCCGGCGGCTGACCGTGGTCACGGGATCGCTGGTCACGGCATCTTTCTCGGCCGTGCTGATCCTGCCGTGCACGGCCGTCGCCGACGACCAGGGGCCGGGGAGCGGCAAGGGGGGAAAGGCGGTCGATCAGGCACCGGACGGGGTGCGGCTGACGACCACACTGCCCGAGCGGATCTCGGTCGACAACAGTTCGCAGAAAACGGCGATTACCGCCACCGTGAAGAACGAAGGGACCAAGGAAAGCGACAGTATCCGGCTTTTGGTGGTCGGTTTCGACGGGCTGAAGGTCACCGGGGTGCAGGGGTGCGACGCCGTCGCCGCGAAGGACCTGCCGGCCGGTTCGAACAGCGCCTTCAGCTGTCCGGTGGGCGCGCTGGGCGCCGGCAGGTCGAAGTCGTACGCGGTCGACGCGACGTTCGACCTCGGCAGGACCGGGAAGATCTGCCTGCCCGTGCAGAGCACGGACGGGAAGAAGACGTTCTGGCAGCAGGGCCCGGTGCCGTTCGGTACGACGAACCCGTCGCCGAACGCCCCGGCCACCCCGCTGCTGCTCGGCACCGACAACAAGCCGGTGGGGCCGAGCGGCGACCAGCTGCCGAAGACCGGCGCCGGGAGTGACGCGCTGCCCCTCGGCGCGGCCGGCGCGGCGCTGATCGCGGCCGGGGCGGCGGGGGTGTGGTGGTCGCAGCGGCGGCCGCGGCAGAAGTCGTAA
- a CDS encoding protein kinase, with protein sequence MGRVWRAADETLDRQVAVKEMRIDGLDAEDTRTRRERTLREARATARIDHPNVVRVYDVVDEGERLWIVMELVNGRSLEWIMAEEGPLSPRAAARIGLGLVAALRQVHAGGVLHRDIKPGNVLVESTAGRVVLTDFGIAAIQDAKALTMVGMLVGSPDYMAPERVSGRPQGPPSDLWALGATLCAALGGRSPFSRDTTLATLHAVLYEEPELPATAGPLHGLLAALLAKDPTARPGLEDVERVLKPVAHPAPAERPTPTYVMRVPSPEDERSRPAVSTSTEAASEPRTEVRSETPAGNSPGNPTGPTLERPEPQRPVRGAGNGATSHNEPAATHRRKAPKRTALLAVLGTTAVATALVILLTTTTRGGDKDTATGTSSTPSVTTDPSATVAGTARPRSLPPGTHEEAGGFAWAPPPGWRRDVKTGAEVHCTSPDGSQELVAKSSLARGNLMDSWRASEQSAHQGQDYTKIRLAGTTFRGHPAVVWEYTFTLRGTPWHARLLGFDAGGKSYQVNTWYQPAVEAQAVRTYEKVKESFTVL encoded by the coding sequence ATGGGGCGGGTGTGGCGGGCCGCCGACGAGACGCTCGACCGGCAGGTCGCCGTCAAGGAGATGCGGATCGACGGCCTCGACGCCGAGGACACCCGTACCCGCCGCGAACGGACCCTGCGCGAGGCCAGGGCCACCGCCCGGATCGACCACCCCAACGTGGTGCGGGTCTACGACGTCGTCGACGAGGGCGAACGCCTGTGGATCGTCATGGAGCTGGTCAACGGCCGCTCCCTGGAGTGGATCATGGCCGAGGAGGGGCCGCTCAGCCCGCGCGCGGCCGCCCGGATCGGCCTCGGCCTGGTCGCGGCGCTGCGCCAGGTGCACGCCGGGGGAGTGCTGCACCGCGACATCAAACCCGGCAACGTCCTCGTCGAGAGCACCGCGGGCCGGGTCGTCCTCACCGACTTCGGCATCGCCGCGATCCAGGACGCCAAGGCGCTGACCATGGTCGGCATGCTCGTCGGCTCCCCCGACTACATGGCACCCGAGCGCGTCTCGGGCCGCCCGCAGGGCCCGCCCTCCGACCTCTGGGCGCTCGGCGCGACCCTGTGCGCGGCCCTCGGCGGCCGCTCCCCCTTCTCCCGCGACACCACCCTGGCCACCCTGCACGCCGTCCTCTACGAGGAACCCGAACTCCCCGCCACGGCAGGCCCGCTGCACGGCCTGCTGGCAGCACTGCTGGCCAAGGACCCGACCGCACGCCCCGGCCTGGAGGACGTGGAACGGGTACTGAAACCGGTGGCCCACCCGGCGCCCGCGGAACGCCCGACGCCGACGTACGTGATGCGCGTTCCGTCCCCGGAGGACGAACGCTCGCGGCCGGCGGTGAGCACATCGACGGAGGCAGCCTCGGAACCGCGCACGGAGGTCCGCTCGGAGACCCCGGCGGGCAACTCCCCGGGCAACCCCACGGGCCCCACGCTTGAACGCCCCGAACCGCAGCGCCCCGTCAGGGGCGCGGGGAACGGCGCGACCAGCCACAACGAGCCCGCGGCGACCCACCGGCGCAAAGCCCCCAAACGCACAGCTCTCCTGGCCGTACTGGGAACCACCGCAGTAGCCACCGCCCTCGTCATCCTCCTGACCACCACGACACGCGGCGGCGACAAGGACACAGCGACCGGGACCTCTTCAACCCCCTCGGTCACAACCGACCCGTCGGCCACCGTGGCGGGCACCGCGCGCCCCCGCTCCCTCCCGCCCGGCACCCACGAGGAGGCCGGCGGCTTCGCCTGGGCGCCGCCCCCCGGCTGGCGCCGGGACGTGAAGACGGGCGCCGAGGTCCACTGCACCTCACCCGACGGCAGCCAGGAACTCGTCGCCAAGTCCTCACTCGCCCGCGGCAACCTCATGGACAGCTGGCGCGCCTCCGAGCAGAGCGCCCACCAGGGCCAGGACTACACCAAGATCCGGCTGGCCGGGACGACCTTCCGCGGCCACCCGGCCGTGGTCTGGGAGTACACCTTCACCCTCAGGGGCACCCCCTGGCACGCACGGCTGCTGGGCTTCGACGCCGGCGGCAAGTCGTACCAGGTCAACACCTGGTACCAGCCGGCGGTCGAAGCCCAGGCCGTACGGACCTACGAGAAGGTGAAAGAGAGCTTCACCGTGCTGTGA